The genomic window CCTCGAACCCGGTGCGGTTCCCCGCGAGCAGCGCCTCCCACTGCTCTCCGGCGAGGAACCCGTTTCGGGAGTGGAACCTCCTCGCCAGCAGGGGGCTCACGGGGGAGGGGATGTACTGCTGGCAGTCGTCGCCGCCCAGGCTGGGGGCGCAGGTCACCTCATAGGAGAAGAAGAAGGTCCCGTACTTGAACATGCAGCTGTCGGTCACCTTGCCCCGCTTGAGCTTGAAGTCGCACTGCCCCAGCAGATCACTGTTCCACTTGCTGTCGGCGTCGTACACCGTGAACTGGAGCCCCTTGAGCGCACCCATCCGGATGGGCCCGAATTGGAAGGTCTCCGGCCACTTGGGGTTGTTATCGCCGTCGATCACGCGGGTGCGCTCGGTCCGGTCGCCGTAGGTCACCACCACCGAGCCGTCGGTTCCGTATCCCCAGTCGCCGTACAGGTCCCGCGCGTAGAGCCCGTAGACCCTCAGATCGGCCAGCCCCGGCGCGGCGGGGCAGCAGTTGGAGGTTATCTGGCTGTTCTGCCCGCAGACGCAGGAGCAGGAGTCCCGTCCGCTCCTCTGCCCCACCTGGCAGGACCCGCTGCACTTCGTCACCAGCGCATTCTGTCCGATGTACTGCTGGATGGCCTCCTTCAGCCCCTCCCTGGCCGGGTCGCTCTGGCTCATCAAGAAGAACAGGGGCTTGGCGGAGTAGTACACTACGTCAGGCATGGTCTTCAGGGACGCCTGCCATTGCTGGTGGGCCTGTTGATCGTTTGAGAAAAGCAGGTTATTCACCTCGaccttcccccccaccacctcggAGTGGCGTTCGCTGAACATGCTTCTGAAGCTCTCGCTCGTGCCCATCTTCTTCTTGAGCTCGCGGCAGTGCCGGGCCTCGGAGCTGAGGGTGACGGTCTTCTTG from Anguilla anguilla isolate fAngAng1 chromosome 8, fAngAng1.pri, whole genome shotgun sequence includes these protein-coding regions:
- the LOC118234602 gene encoding perforin-1-like codes for the protein MAGLWRLLILGCACHFLCGPGVSGAKFTGTPKQCEEAEFVPGHNLAGEGLDIVKMERKGVYVVNLDNWRIRNGTCTLVRNACLSSKEQKLPAGVTNWRCIPKCKMHVTSKQYESSESLVKDTTSIVKNNWKEGLSIPLVAGVSIGGTHSREATFSMDKSKQDKYSFTSHQVDCSFYSYTLASTQRLHEEFVESLKKLPKSYTPSTKSAYMDLIDTYGTHYITQVQLGGRLKGITAIKDCQAAMKGLTSTAVKDCLEVEASATYKKTVTLSSEARHCRELKKKMGTSESFRSMFSERHSEVVGGKVEVNNLLFSNDQQAHQQWQASLKTMPDVVYYSAKPLFFLMSQSDPAREGLKEAIQQYIGQNALVTKCSGSCQVGQRSGRDSCSCVCGQNSQITSNCCPAAPGLADLRVYGLYARDLYGDWGYGTDGSVVVTYGDRTERTRVIDGDNNPKWPETFQFGPIRMGALKGLQFTVYDADSKWNSDLLGQCDFKLKRGKVTDSCMFKYGTFFFSYEVTCAPSLGGDDCQQYIPSPVSPLLARRFHSRNGFLAGEQWEALLAGNRTGFEDHVGE